One window of the Pseudobdellovibrionaceae bacterium genome contains the following:
- a CDS encoding FMN-binding protein, with product MSWRRWVGYACGLFLVVGAMVLSRQYLEKYSLIHRRAQSILGEGMEVIQAPSGKIYLNRSKAVLFFTGQGMRAPIRGWLIIDRKEGNIKEVHLETNIEGIDRQLAGMRPLLDQFLGRDVDTPVLVDVVTGASISSQSVIDGVNSALAVWREYVESLSAFSQDIL from the coding sequence TTGAGCTGGCGTAGATGGGTTGGTTATGCTTGCGGCCTTTTTTTGGTGGTTGGGGCCATGGTTTTATCTCGGCAGTACCTTGAAAAGTACAGCCTGATCCATCGAAGGGCTCAAAGTATATTGGGTGAGGGTATGGAGGTGATTCAAGCGCCGTCTGGCAAGATCTATCTAAATCGCAGCAAGGCTGTTTTGTTCTTTACTGGCCAGGGAATGCGAGCCCCCATTCGTGGTTGGCTCATTATTGATCGTAAAGAGGGGAACATTAAAGAAGTTCATTTAGAGACCAACATAGAGGGAATTGACCGGCAATTGGCCGGGATGAGGCCTTTACTTGATCAGTTCTTGGGTCGGGATGTTGACACTCCTGTTCTTGTCGATGTTGTAACTGGTGCGAGTATTTCATCCCAGTCTGTTATTGACGGCGTGAACTCGGCTCTTGCTGTGTGGAGGGAGTATGTGGAATCACTTTCTGCATTTTCTCAGGATATCCTTTGA
- a CDS encoding helix-turn-helix transcriptional regulator — translation MNQLGEFIKKKRKQAKLTQPELAERAGVGLRFIRELESNKPTLRLDKVEQVLKLFGHTVGPVPIKREAE, via the coding sequence ATGAATCAATTAGGCGAATTTATCAAAAAAAAGCGCAAGCAAGCAAAACTAACTCAACCAGAATTGGCTGAGCGAGCTGGCGTTGGTCTTAGGTTCATTCGTGAACTTGAAAGCAATAAGCCAACACTTCGCCTAGATAAGGTTGAGCAAGTTCTAAAGCTATTTGGCCATACTGTTGGGCCAGTCCCAATTAAGAGAGAGGCTGAATAG
- a CDS encoding SpoIIE family protein phosphatase, which translates to MKLTHFPIKIKLFVLFFLIPTLSLIAYYFLATTLFQKDKLAYVLEAQLNDTQSLKSKINYGIENLHHTLENIFYGYNPKTKDLGNQSKRIFNTHPHLMALYLFEFKNGSTLLSPILIRENFLPEAETPKFVEKLKNSDLKSPILLSEYSLLSLPTSLPVQNLTLNQDSQIIVLLKDHFLNQYFELQGFSYNYLINSDGQVLLRSDRSPLIVSFSNWKFWTNIKLNNIQNYSGESQSPENNNFLLTFSLIKPSLALVSMTPPNKVLSGANQLIVKSGLFLLGLAAVTMILSTLFSAPISSSIKALIHATRQIGKGDYNLTEFKKSNDELGELAESISTMAKDIANFVDEQQVKIRMQKELETAQIVQNTLYPQEPNLKSPQFLLSGYYESASECSGDWWYYKNFGPITYFFIGDATGHGVGSALATSAVRSVVEFLDENSLPPPSQVMKDLNHVVCGLSKGNMYMTFLIGKINSNTGELTYCNASHEPPLLFPNWGQKITRKNVKALLGEPQSRLGENRETIYCDHQVRLSKTDLLFLYTDGLTELLNSQQKMWAERSVIKVILKNTTTNPQQLVSIMSRNYKNYQGEAELEDDVTFIACRII; encoded by the coding sequence ATGAAACTTACCCACTTTCCTATAAAAATAAAGCTTTTTGTCTTGTTCTTTTTGATTCCTACACTGTCTCTTATAGCTTACTACTTTTTGGCCACAACATTGTTTCAAAAAGACAAATTGGCATACGTTTTAGAAGCTCAACTCAATGACACTCAAAGTTTAAAGTCAAAAATAAATTATGGAATTGAGAACCTTCACCATACTCTCGAAAATATTTTTTATGGTTACAATCCAAAAACCAAAGATTTGGGCAATCAATCAAAAAGGATATTCAATACACACCCCCATCTCATGGCACTTTATTTATTCGAATTCAAAAATGGCTCCACACTACTAAGCCCAATTCTAATTCGTGAAAATTTTTTGCCCGAAGCGGAGACTCCAAAGTTTGTGGAGAAACTAAAAAATAGTGATCTCAAAAGTCCAATTTTACTTTCTGAATATTCACTTCTGTCTTTACCCACCAGTCTTCCAGTTCAAAATCTCACGTTAAACCAAGATTCACAAATCATTGTTCTTCTAAAAGATCATTTTTTAAATCAATACTTTGAACTACAGGGCTTTTCTTACAACTACCTGATTAACTCAGACGGCCAAGTACTCTTAAGGTCTGATCGATCTCCCTTAATAGTTTCATTTTCAAATTGGAAGTTTTGGACAAATATAAAATTGAATAATATCCAAAATTACAGCGGTGAATCCCAATCTCCAGAAAATAACAATTTTCTACTCACCTTTTCCCTTATAAAACCGTCACTAGCTCTTGTCTCTATGACCCCCCCAAATAAAGTTTTATCCGGAGCAAATCAACTTATAGTTAAGTCTGGCCTCTTTTTGTTGGGTCTAGCAGCAGTAACAATGATTTTAAGCACACTGTTCTCAGCCCCTATATCTTCTTCTATCAAGGCGCTTATTCATGCTACAAGACAAATTGGAAAAGGCGACTATAATTTAACAGAATTTAAAAAAAGTAACGATGAGTTAGGCGAACTCGCAGAAAGTATTTCAACCATGGCTAAAGACATAGCCAATTTTGTTGATGAGCAGCAAGTGAAAATAAGAATGCAGAAAGAGTTAGAAACTGCGCAAATAGTGCAAAACACTCTGTACCCCCAAGAACCTAATTTGAAATCTCCTCAGTTCTTACTCTCTGGTTATTATGAGTCTGCCAGTGAGTGCAGTGGCGACTGGTGGTATTATAAAAATTTTGGACCCATAACTTATTTCTTTATTGGTGATGCTACAGGACATGGCGTCGGGAGTGCTCTTGCAACTAGTGCTGTTCGTTCTGTGGTGGAGTTTCTTGATGAGAATAGTTTACCTCCCCCTTCTCAAGTAATGAAAGATCTCAACCACGTTGTATGCGGGCTGAGCAAGGGTAATATGTACATGACCTTTCTCATTGGTAAGATAAATTCTAATACGGGTGAACTCACTTATTGCAATGCCAGCCACGAACCTCCACTTTTGTTTCCAAACTGGGGACAAAAAATCACGCGCAAAAATGTAAAAGCATTGTTAGGAGAGCCTCAATCTCGATTGGGAGAAAATCGCGAGACCATTTACTGTGATCACCAGGTCAGACTCTCAAAGACCGATCTATTGTTTCTTTACACTGATGGATTAACAGAATTATTAAACTCGCAACAAAAAATGTGGGCAGAGAGGTCTGTGATAAAAGTTATATTAAAAAATACCACTACCAATCCTCAGCAACTTGTCTCAATAATGTCTCGAAACTATAAAAACTATCAAGGTGAGGCTGAGCTAGAAGATGATGTAACATTTATTGCCTGTAGGATTATTTAA
- a CDS encoding DnaJ domain-containing protein: protein MAEIDIKKAYRETARKYHPDINSAGEQLMKLINDARDSLLSEPLPIDYESSEESIFNYGEEFNEALNKVIHFQGISIEICGAWVWISGDTKPHWPKFKEAGFFYAPKKQQVYFRPKSYKARTKGQTLSMDQIRQKYGSSGIKTKRLFTLAESKS, encoded by the coding sequence ATCGCTGAGATCGATATAAAAAAGGCTTACCGTGAAACTGCAAGAAAGTATCACCCAGATATCAACTCAGCAGGTGAGCAACTCATGAAACTCATTAATGATGCTAGGGACTCACTCTTATCTGAGCCCCTGCCCATTGACTATGAATCTTCTGAGGAATCCATATTTAACTACGGTGAGGAATTTAATGAAGCCCTCAATAAAGTTATACATTTTCAAGGAATATCTATAGAGATTTGCGGCGCGTGGGTTTGGATATCCGGAGACACAAAGCCACATTGGCCTAAATTTAAAGAAGCTGGTTTTTTCTATGCTCCCAAAAAACAACAAGTCTACTTTAGACCCAAAAGCTATAAAGCTCGAACTAAGGGGCAAACCTTGTCTATGGATCAAATCCGACAAAAATATGGCTCCAGTGGTATTAAAACGAAGAGGCTATTTACTCTTGCTGAATCAAAAAGTTAA
- a CDS encoding HipA domain-containing protein — protein MNKCLGCYRPIKDAPHDGHYHQSCSKKLFGSETPPAVDFGANDLEELAKKSISRHLGVTGVQPKISLHIEKKENDPNHRLMIVDLWGSFILKPPTQQFPDMSVVEDATMHMAQIVGLETARHGLIQLNSGELAYVTRRFDRPKKGRKTAVEDFCQLSELLTESKYDTSTEKAGKIILKYSSRPGLDAVTFFDLNLFCFLTGNADMHLKNFSLMQNEAGEMILSPAYDLLSTRLLMAEDKEEMALTVNGKKARIRREDFIALGKNLQIPEKAIDNSFSRLLKPIPEMKDVVKNSFLSVELQKRFYKLLDERAKVLGCHG, from the coding sequence ATGAATAAGTGCCTCGGATGTTATCGGCCAATAAAAGACGCTCCTCATGATGGTCATTATCATCAATCCTGCAGTAAAAAATTATTTGGTTCGGAGACTCCGCCTGCCGTTGATTTTGGTGCTAATGATCTTGAAGAGTTAGCGAAAAAATCCATTAGTCGGCATCTTGGTGTCACTGGTGTGCAGCCTAAAATTTCTTTGCATATCGAAAAAAAAGAAAATGATCCTAATCATCGCCTGATGATTGTTGATCTGTGGGGGAGTTTTATTCTGAAACCACCCACCCAGCAGTTTCCCGATATGTCGGTTGTAGAAGACGCCACCATGCACATGGCACAAATTGTGGGTTTAGAAACTGCAAGGCATGGCCTGATTCAGTTGAATTCAGGAGAACTTGCCTATGTAACAAGACGTTTTGATCGCCCAAAAAAGGGAAGGAAAACCGCCGTAGAAGATTTTTGTCAGTTAAGTGAGCTGCTAACAGAATCAAAGTACGACACGTCCACCGAAAAAGCTGGAAAAATCATTCTCAAATATTCTTCACGACCAGGTCTGGATGCCGTTACTTTTTTTGATCTCAATCTTTTCTGCTTTTTGACTGGAAATGCGGACATGCACTTAAAAAACTTTTCTCTGATGCAAAATGAAGCAGGTGAAATGATTTTATCGCCAGCCTATGACTTACTTTCTACTCGACTTCTAATGGCTGAGGATAAAGAAGAAATGGCGCTCACCGTAAATGGGAAAAAGGCCAGAATTAGACGAGAAGACTTTATTGCACTAGGTAAAAATTTGCAGATACCAGAAAAAGCGATTGATAATAGTTTTTCGCGACTCTTGAAGCCTATCCCTGAAATGAAAGATGTCGTCAAAAACAGCTTTTTATCTGTTGAGCTACAAAAACGCTTTTACAAGTTGTTAGACGAGCGAGCAAAAGTATTAGGCTGCCATGGTTAA
- a CDS encoding HipA N-terminal domain-containing protein yields MVADHKRGKVFVEKNFAGIIEQKEGLYSFTYDEDYLKSENVKPVSLTLPLRKEPFEQKTMIPFFDGLIPEGWLLNIITDNWKINPRDRMGLLLLACKDCIGDVSVVNDDDEGADE; encoded by the coding sequence ATAGTGGCAGACCATAAGCGGGGAAAGGTTTTTGTAGAAAAAAACTTTGCTGGAATCATCGAGCAAAAAGAAGGTCTTTATTCCTTCACCTATGATGAGGATTATTTAAAGTCCGAAAATGTAAAACCTGTAAGCCTTACGCTACCTCTTCGCAAGGAGCCATTCGAGCAAAAAACAATGATTCCATTTTTTGATGGCCTCATCCCTGAAGGGTGGCTACTCAACATCATCACCGATAATTGGAAAATCAATCCTCGTGATCGTATGGGGCTATTATTGCTTGCGTGTAAAGACTGCATTGGTGATGTGAGTGTTGTTAATGATGATGACGAAGGTGCAGATGAATAA
- a CDS encoding RnfABCDGE type electron transport complex subunit D, producing MNRGPFIHRVLSTRTLMWVVVFALSLTIPWIWWRHGVSGMLLLALAMGTTVTLDFLLNRFRFESSSVVTGFLVALLLPAYAPPWLAVFASSIAVVFGRWMWGGLGKNKVNPAVFSRVAIVVLFPQWYRPPLSILDTVTRASPLAKEMGSLPYSLSDWIYGNQVGSLAEAFPLAVFGGGLLLCFLRVVDWRVPLYYLASITFFVLLLPGGDRVIGHADWAVGDPLFHIFSGGVPLAAFFLLTDPVTSPFWRKARIRFAVIAGLATVFVRYYTPYPDGVGFAVLICNLLVPLLDILEGRGTEALPGPGAKPKSKVCTLL from the coding sequence ATGAACAGAGGTCCCTTTATCCACCGAGTGTTGTCGACCAGGACTCTCATGTGGGTCGTCGTTTTTGCTCTTTCGCTGACGATCCCGTGGATATGGTGGCGGCATGGTGTTAGCGGAATGTTGTTATTGGCTCTAGCTATGGGGACGACAGTAACCCTGGACTTTTTGTTGAACAGATTTCGATTTGAATCAAGTTCCGTGGTTACCGGGTTTCTTGTAGCTCTTCTCCTTCCGGCTTATGCTCCACCTTGGTTGGCGGTGTTTGCGAGTAGTATCGCGGTCGTATTCGGGCGTTGGATGTGGGGCGGTTTGGGGAAAAACAAAGTCAATCCCGCAGTTTTTTCCCGAGTGGCAATTGTGGTTTTGTTCCCCCAGTGGTACCGCCCCCCACTTTCGATACTCGATACCGTGACTAGAGCCAGCCCCTTGGCAAAGGAAATGGGGAGTCTTCCCTATTCTCTAAGTGATTGGATTTATGGCAACCAAGTCGGTTCATTGGCCGAGGCCTTCCCCCTGGCGGTGTTTGGGGGAGGACTTCTATTGTGTTTCCTGAGGGTTGTCGACTGGAGGGTGCCGCTTTATTACCTGGCTTCGATCACTTTTTTTGTTCTTCTTCTTCCCGGGGGAGACCGAGTGATTGGACACGCGGATTGGGCGGTTGGCGATCCGCTGTTTCACATTTTCAGTGGGGGAGTTCCTCTGGCGGCGTTTTTCCTTCTGACTGACCCGGTAACCTCACCCTTTTGGCGTAAGGCCAGAATACGCTTCGCAGTTATTGCGGGTCTGGCGACAGTCTTCGTTCGTTACTACACTCCGTATCCTGATGGAGTTGGTTTTGCGGTATTGATCTGTAATCTGCTGGTGCCATTGTTGGATATCTTAGAGGGAAGGGGTACCGAAGCTCTTCCAGGGCCTGGAGCTAAACCCAAATCCAAAGTTTGTACTCTCCTCTAG
- a CDS encoding aldo/keto reductase, translated as MDCFESLGGVRIPLQIYGTAWKKERTADLVELALRKGFRGIDTACQPKHYNEPLVGEGIRRAYEAGLRRSDLFIQTKFTPFDGQDPNNCPYDPSSSLEDQIRKSLSVSLENLGTEYLDSLVLHSPLRTWQESERAWRVLECFVENGSVRQLGISNCYDPNLFMRLFQETKIKPSVLQNRFYEDSDYDKELRAFCSQNGVYYQSFWTVNANMHIWKHPFVIELANKLEKSPIQIYFRALIHEKVHPLYGTTDPAHMEEVMDLFSFSLEKEECDQIRELGRY; from the coding sequence ATGGATTGTTTTGAAAGTCTTGGTGGAGTTCGTATTCCACTGCAAATTTATGGGACCGCATGGAAAAAAGAAAGAACGGCTGATCTAGTTGAACTTGCCTTGCGAAAAGGCTTTCGTGGAATCGATACTGCATGCCAACCAAAGCACTACAATGAACCCTTAGTTGGCGAGGGAATCCGCAGGGCCTACGAGGCTGGGTTAAGAAGATCGGATCTCTTTATCCAAACAAAGTTCACGCCCTTTGATGGGCAAGACCCCAATAACTGCCCCTATGATCCTAGCTCGTCGTTGGAAGATCAGATCAGAAAGTCGCTTTCGGTTTCTCTCGAAAACCTCGGTACCGAGTACCTCGATTCTTTGGTGCTTCACTCACCTTTGAGAACATGGCAAGAAAGTGAAAGGGCGTGGAGAGTTCTTGAGTGCTTCGTTGAAAATGGATCAGTTCGGCAACTGGGAATCAGCAATTGCTATGATCCGAATCTCTTTATGCGTCTTTTCCAAGAGACAAAAATCAAACCCTCTGTTCTTCAAAATCGATTCTATGAAGATTCAGATTACGACAAAGAACTAAGGGCATTTTGTAGTCAAAATGGAGTCTACTACCAGTCTTTTTGGACGGTGAATGCCAACATGCATATTTGGAAACACCCCTTTGTCATTGAACTGGCTAACAAATTAGAAAAGTCGCCGATCCAAATCTACTTTCGAGCCCTCATCCACGAAAAAGTTCACCCTTTATACGGAACAACGGACCCTGCGCACATGGAAGAGGTGATGGATCTGTTTAGTTTTTCTTTAGAGAAAGAGGAATGCGATCAGATTAGGGAATTGGGACGGTATTGA